One region of Quercus lobata isolate SW786 chromosome 2, ValleyOak3.0 Primary Assembly, whole genome shotgun sequence genomic DNA includes:
- the LOC115968042 gene encoding uncharacterized protein LOC115968042 — MEVFVMTAWLIWMRRNKLRSKEATQPCTRIAQLASSMLAEFQQGKQRRVAGVQAGLVRWQPPAENSIKANFDGAVFGEEQEVGIGVVLRDCEGQVLAALSEKVRLPATVEVLEMMAARRAALFARELGFSRVCFEGDAELVVKCLQSGLVSNALTGHLVKDFMSIRGYFQSSSIIHVRRQGNHVAHALARDARFSFPLRVWMEEVPPNVFSFVVKDLQ, encoded by the coding sequence ATGGAGGTGTTTGTGATGACGGCTTGGCTTATTTGGATGCGAAGAAACAAGTTGCGCTCAAAAGAAGCTACTCAGCCTTGTACTAGAATCGCTCAGTTAGCCTCATCCATGTTGGCTGAGTTCCAGCAGGGAAAACAGAGGCGGGTTGCAGGGGTGCAAGCTGGCCTGGTGCGGTGGCAGCCCCCGGCAGAGAATTCCATCAAAGCTAACTTTGATGGGGCGGTTTTCGGGGAGGAGCAAGAAGTCGGTATTGGGGTGGTGCTTCGCGACTGTGAAGGGCAGGTGCTGGCGGCTTTGTCGGAAAAGGTTAGGCTGCCAGCAACAGTTGAGGTCCTCGAGATGATGGCGGCACGAAGAGCAGCTCTGTTTGCAAGGGAGCTAGGCTTTAGCCGGGTCTGTTTTGAAGGGGATGCGGAATTAGTGGTGAAATGCTTGCAGTCGGGGTTGGTTTCTAATGCATTGACAGGCCACTTAGTAAAAGACTTTATGTCTATAAGGGGGTATTTTCAGTCCTCCTCTATCATCCATGTAAGGCGGCAGGGCAATCATGTAGCCCATGCTCTAGCTAGGGATGctaggttttcttttcctttaagagtttggatggaggaagtGCCTCCAAATGTTTTCAGCTTTGTTGTTAAAGATTTGCAGTAG
- the LOC115968059 gene encoding uncharacterized protein LOC115968059: MKVLKDYESSQKLNKEKTSLFFSKNTSRDVQNHVKQQFGAQIIQHHEKYLGLPPLVGKGKRKDFNKIENQVGRKIVGWKGKLLSNAGREILIKVVAQATPTYMMSCFKLPDTLCKELNAMMSKFWWGQKEKERKMAWVSWEKLCTPKVEGGIGFRDLKAFDLALLAKQGWRIQQNPSSLIHRVFKAKYFTSIPFKEAQLGSHPSYA, encoded by the coding sequence ATGAAGGTTCTTAAGGATTATGAATCAAGCCAAAAGCTCAACAAGGAGAAAACCTcccttttttttagcaaaaacaccAGTAGAGATGTGCAGAACCATGTGAAGCAACAGTTTGGGGCCCAAATTATCCAGCACCATGAAAAGTACCTCGGGTTGCCGCCACTAGTTGGcaagggaaaaaggaaagatTTCAACAAGATAGAGAACCAGGTAGGGAGGAAAATAGTTGGTTGGAAAGGAAAACTTTTGTCTAATGCGGGTAGGGAAATTCTTATCAAAGTGGTGGCCCAAGCTACGCCCACATACATGATGAGTTGCTTTAAACTCCCGGACACACTGTGCAAGGAGTTGAATGCGATGATGAGTAAATTCTGGTGGgggcaaaaggaaaaagagaggaaaatggCATGGGTTTCGTGGGAAAAACTATGTACTCCAAAGGTGGAAGGGGGTATAGGGTTTAGGGATCTAAAAGCCTTCGATTTGGCCCTACTAGCGAAGCAAGGGTGGAGGATCCAACAAAATCCAAGCTCCCTAATTCATAGAGTTTTTAAAGCGAAGTATTTCACGAGCATCCCATTTAAAGAAGCACAATTGGGCAGCCATCCCTCCTATGCGTGA